In one Arthrobacter jinronghuae genomic region, the following are encoded:
- a CDS encoding MFS transporter, translating into MPRLLADLTPLRESPEFRRLWTGTALSAVGTQLTLVAVSLEVYELTKSSFNVGLLGLVGLVPLVLAGLYGGSVVDAYDRRKVALFSSGLLWLSTIGIAAQAWAGVGNVWLLYFLVAVNAGAGGLNQPARSAIIPRLVRPELLPAANALSMMTFGLAMTAGPLLAGVLVARVGYGWTYTIDVVTFTAAMWALYRLAPMPPVGKVQKAGLGSVLEGFRFLGTRPNIRMTFVVDLCAMVFAQPRALLPAIGALMLGGGATTVGVLLAATAVGAFLAGLFSGPLGLVRRQGLAVLWSVAAWGLSVTAFGVVVVLAGSNDGAVPSRWLIPAALAMACAGIADSISGVFRSTILQSATPDAMRGRLQGVFVVVVAGGPRLGDLVAGVDASLVGEGWAAVLGGLICLALVVVLARSQPRFARYDAQHPEP; encoded by the coding sequence GTGCCAAGACTGCTCGCTGACCTCACGCCCCTGCGCGAAAGCCCCGAATTCCGCCGGCTCTGGACCGGAACCGCGCTCTCCGCCGTCGGAACCCAGCTCACCCTCGTGGCGGTCAGCCTGGAGGTCTACGAGCTGACGAAATCCAGCTTCAACGTCGGGCTGCTCGGGCTGGTGGGCCTGGTGCCCCTGGTCCTGGCCGGGCTGTACGGCGGATCGGTGGTGGACGCGTATGACCGGCGCAAGGTTGCACTGTTCTCGTCGGGCCTGCTCTGGCTCAGCACGATCGGGATAGCAGCCCAGGCCTGGGCCGGGGTCGGCAACGTCTGGCTGCTGTACTTCCTCGTGGCCGTCAATGCAGGGGCGGGCGGGCTGAACCAGCCGGCGCGCAGCGCCATCATCCCCCGCCTGGTCCGTCCCGAACTGCTGCCCGCCGCCAATGCGCTGAGCATGATGACCTTCGGTCTGGCCATGACTGCCGGGCCCCTGCTGGCCGGAGTGCTGGTGGCCCGGGTGGGTTACGGCTGGACCTACACCATCGACGTCGTCACCTTCACCGCCGCCATGTGGGCGCTGTACCGGCTGGCGCCCATGCCGCCGGTGGGCAAGGTGCAGAAGGCGGGGCTGGGCTCCGTGCTGGAGGGGTTCCGGTTCCTGGGCACCCGTCCCAACATCCGCATGACTTTCGTGGTGGACCTGTGCGCCATGGTGTTTGCCCAGCCCCGTGCGCTGCTCCCGGCGATCGGGGCGCTGATGCTCGGCGGCGGCGCCACCACCGTGGGGGTGCTGCTGGCGGCCACCGCCGTGGGCGCCTTCCTCGCCGGCTTGTTTTCCGGGCCGCTCGGGCTGGTGCGCCGGCAGGGCCTGGCCGTGCTCTGGTCCGTAGCGGCCTGGGGCCTGTCGGTGACGGCGTTCGGCGTCGTGGTGGTGCTGGCCGGCTCCAACGACGGCGCGGTCCCCTCCCGGTGGCTCATTCCCGCGGCGCTCGCGATGGCCTGTGCCGGGATAGCCGATTCCATCAGCGGTGTCTTCCGGTCCACGATCCTGCAGTCCGCCACCCCGGACGCCATGCGCGGCAGGCTGCAGGGTGTGTTCGTGGTGGTGGTGGCCGGCGGACCGCGGCTGGGCGACCTGGTGGCAGGCGTGGACGCCTCCCTGGTCGGGGAGGGCTGGGCGGC
- a CDS encoding MBL fold metallo-hydrolase, whose protein sequence is MFTRNVAEGIHRIEHAHVNVYLVEDDDGVAVIDAGLPGMWPHLTGALDELGYGAGDVRALVLTHAHFDHVGTAARLRQEYRTPILVHDADRYIAAHPYRYRHETNRFLYPLRYPKSVPVLGAMTLAGALNVRGVTDLHSLTPKSGDALPGRPRILYTPGHTAGHVALHYPDRGALISGDSLVTLDPYTGAKGPQIVSGAATADSAQALASLSLLAETDAPLLLTGHGEPWRDGSAAAVEQALARGAS, encoded by the coding sequence GTGTTTACCCGCAACGTTGCCGAAGGAATCCACCGCATTGAGCATGCCCACGTGAATGTCTACCTGGTCGAGGACGACGACGGCGTGGCGGTGATCGACGCCGGCCTGCCGGGAATGTGGCCGCACCTTACCGGCGCGCTGGACGAGTTGGGCTACGGCGCCGGCGATGTCCGGGCGCTGGTGCTGACACACGCGCATTTCGACCACGTGGGCACTGCCGCACGGCTGCGGCAGGAGTACCGCACGCCCATCCTGGTGCACGACGCCGACCGGTACATTGCCGCGCACCCCTACCGCTACCGGCACGAGACCAACCGGTTCCTGTATCCGCTGCGCTATCCCAAGTCGGTTCCCGTCCTGGGCGCGATGACCCTCGCCGGGGCACTGAACGTGCGCGGCGTGACCGACCTGCACAGCCTTACCCCGAAATCCGGGGACGCACTGCCGGGCAGGCCACGGATCCTGTACACGCCCGGGCATACCGCCGGCCACGTGGCCCTGCACTATCCGGACCGCGGGGCCCTGATCAGCGGCGATTCGCTGGTCACCCTCGATCCCTACACCGGCGCCAAGGGGCCGCAGATCGTTTCGGGTGCCGCCACCGCTGACAGTGCCCAGGCGCTCGCCTCCCTCTCCCTGCTGGCGGAGACCGATGCTCCCCTGCTGCTCACCGGGCACGGGGAGCCGTGGCGGGACGGCTCGGCGGCGGCCGTGGAACAGGCTCTGGCCCGCGGCGCGTCCTAG
- a CDS encoding esterase/lipase family protein, producing the protein MTSPRPGVRPRRQGRIFRWARQARGWASDYLYVAYWQVHGFIFRRDPAAYLHPEGAVRAPVVLIPGVYENWQFLRPLADYLYERGHPVHTVAPLGYNRGSIEDMAVLVERYLAEANLQGVLVLAHSKGGLIGKHLMTLPDGGARVDRMIAVNTPFSGSVYANLFPLAAIRAFSPRDPFLQKLLRNEDVNARITSVYSSFDPHIPAGSHLTGARNIQLETMGHFRPIGDSRLLEVLAQDLDDAASRSGEQG; encoded by the coding sequence GTGACGTCTCCACGCCCCGGTGTCCGTCCGCGCCGGCAGGGACGGATCTTCCGGTGGGCGCGGCAGGCGCGGGGCTGGGCCTCGGATTATCTATACGTGGCGTACTGGCAGGTGCACGGCTTCATCTTCCGCCGGGACCCGGCGGCGTATCTGCATCCGGAGGGTGCGGTGCGGGCTCCGGTGGTGCTGATCCCCGGCGTCTACGAAAACTGGCAGTTCCTGCGCCCGCTGGCCGACTACCTCTATGAGAGGGGCCATCCGGTGCACACCGTGGCGCCGCTGGGCTACAACCGCGGCTCCATCGAGGACATGGCGGTGCTGGTGGAACGATACCTGGCGGAGGCGAACCTGCAGGGCGTCCTGGTGCTGGCACACAGCAAGGGCGGGCTGATCGGCAAGCACCTGATGACCCTCCCCGACGGCGGCGCGCGGGTGGACCGCATGATCGCCGTCAACACGCCCTTCTCCGGCTCGGTCTATGCCAACCTGTTTCCGCTCGCGGCGATCCGCGCCTTCTCGCCCCGGGACCCGTTCCTGCAGAAGCTCCTGCGCAACGAGGACGTAAACGCCCGGATCACTTCGGTGTACAGCAGCTTTGATCCGCATATCCCGGCCGGGAGCCACCTAACCGGGGCGCGGAACATCCAACTGGAAACCATGGGGCATTTCCGCCCCATCGGGGATTCCCGGCTACTGGAGGTCCTGGCGCAGGACCTGGACGACGCCGCGTCCCGGAGCGGCGAACAGGGCTAG
- a CDS encoding alpha/beta fold hydrolase, with product MPAAEARTGFQRVTVGDTHVDIRTYRRFDDAGTPDWTETRTEVVLVHGIGASERYYRPLIWELARNSIVHTLELPGFGSTPKPRRQLQMEEFGRIAAEALDTAGIRGAQWVGHSMGCQVVVEMALAAPDAASSVVLLGPTINDAERSAPLQALRLMQDCMGEPPAVNYILVTDYLRAGPRWYLSTLPVMIRHRLEERIGEVKPPVLLVRGGKDPVVRADWLARLALARPGAVTAEIPGQPHVVMYTRPKETAELMRTAAAVQ from the coding sequence GTGCCTGCAGCAGAAGCTCGAACGGGATTCCAGCGCGTCACGGTAGGGGACACGCACGTGGATATCCGCACCTACCGCCGCTTTGACGACGCCGGAACACCAGACTGGACCGAAACCCGCACCGAGGTGGTCCTGGTGCACGGGATCGGCGCCTCGGAGCGGTACTACCGCCCGCTGATCTGGGAACTGGCCCGCAACTCCATCGTCCATACCCTCGAGCTGCCCGGTTTCGGCTCCACCCCGAAGCCGCGCAGGCAGCTGCAGATGGAAGAGTTCGGACGCATCGCCGCAGAGGCGCTCGATACCGCCGGCATCCGCGGCGCCCAGTGGGTGGGCCATTCCATGGGTTGCCAGGTAGTGGTGGAGATGGCGCTCGCCGCCCCGGACGCGGCCTCGTCAGTGGTCCTGCTGGGGCCGACCATCAACGACGCCGAGCGCTCCGCCCCGCTGCAGGCACTGCGGCTGATGCAGGACTGCATGGGCGAACCTCCGGCCGTCAATTACATCCTGGTCACCGACTACCTGCGTGCCGGTCCCCGCTGGTACTTGTCCACGCTGCCCGTGATGATCCGCCACCGCCTCGAGGAGCGGATCGGCGAGGTAAAGCCTCCGGTCCTGCTGGTGCGCGGCGGGAAGGACCCCGTGGTGCGCGCCGACTGGCTGGCCCGGCTGGCCCTTGCCCGGCCGGGCGCGGTGACGGCGGAAATCCCCGGCCAGCCGCACGTGGTGATGTACACCCGCCCGAAGGAAACCGCCGAGCTGATGCGCACGGCGGCCGCCGTCCAGTGA
- a CDS encoding Fur family transcriptional regulator — MTTNAAAEETTARWSDELRSHGRRVTKQRLAVLRAVDTAPHSVADDVAASVRQELPDISLQSVYVVLADLTETGLLRKIETPDSPARYETRVNDNHHHAICTGCGRIEDVDCAVGHAPCLTPGNTHGMTIQIADVLYRGICTDCAAAAS; from the coding sequence ATGACCACAAACGCAGCTGCAGAGGAAACCACCGCCAGGTGGTCCGACGAGCTGCGCTCCCACGGCCGCCGCGTCACCAAGCAGCGCCTTGCCGTGCTGCGTGCTGTTGACACCGCACCGCACTCGGTAGCGGACGACGTCGCGGCCAGCGTGCGTCAGGAACTTCCGGACATTTCCCTGCAGTCCGTCTATGTGGTCCTGGCGGACCTCACCGAAACCGGCCTGCTGCGGAAGATCGAAACCCCCGATTCTCCGGCCCGGTACGAGACCCGCGTGAATGACAACCACCATCACGCGATCTGCACCGGATGCGGGCGGATCGAGGACGTGGACTGCGCCGTCGGCCACGCTCCCTGCCTCACCCCCGGAAACACACACGGTATGACCATCCAGATTGCGGATGTGCTCTACCGCGGGATCTGCACAGACTGCGCCGCCGCAGCCTCGTAG
- a CDS encoding catalase, whose protein sequence is MSNFTTTQTGTPVASDAHSLSTGADGAIALHDRYLVEKLAQFNRERIPERIVHAKGGGAFGEFVVTEDVSKYTRAAVFQPGTTTETVQRFSSVAGEMGSPDTWRDVRGFALRFYTTEGNYDIVGNNTPVFFIRDGIKFPDFIHSQKRLPGSGLRDADMQWDFWTNSPESAHQVTYLMGDRGLPTSWREMPGFGSHTYQWINAAGERFWVKYHFTSNQGNHEITGAEAEKIAGADADYYRRDLYEAIEAGNFPSWDLHVQVMPYEDAKTYRFNPFDLTKVWPHADYPLIKVGTHTLNRNPENFFAQIEQVALSPANLVPGIDASPDKMLMARIFSYPDAQRYRIGANYNQLPVNAPKAPVNNYSQDGAMRFSYNSPETPVYAPNTLGGPAADAALAGAGSWENDGALVRSAATLHSEDSDFGQAGTLYREVFDDAAKQRFLETITGAISGVKRPHIREAAIQYWTNVDAVLGEKLRLSLAQGETTANEKAEFVGVAE, encoded by the coding sequence ATGTCCAACTTCACCACCACGCAGACCGGCACCCCGGTTGCCAGCGACGCACACTCGCTGAGCACCGGCGCCGACGGCGCCATTGCCCTTCACGACCGTTACCTGGTCGAGAAGCTGGCGCAGTTCAACCGGGAGCGCATTCCGGAGCGCATCGTGCACGCCAAGGGCGGCGGCGCATTCGGTGAGTTCGTTGTCACCGAGGATGTCTCCAAGTACACGCGTGCCGCTGTTTTCCAGCCCGGCACCACCACCGAAACCGTCCAGCGGTTCTCCTCGGTTGCCGGTGAAATGGGTTCCCCCGACACCTGGCGCGACGTACGCGGTTTCGCGCTGCGTTTCTACACCACCGAGGGCAACTACGACATCGTCGGTAACAACACTCCGGTGTTCTTCATCCGCGACGGCATCAAGTTCCCGGACTTCATCCACTCGCAGAAGCGCCTGCCGGGCTCCGGCCTGCGCGATGCGGACATGCAGTGGGACTTCTGGACCAACTCCCCCGAGTCCGCACACCAGGTCACGTACCTGATGGGCGACCGCGGCCTGCCGACCTCGTGGCGTGAAATGCCCGGCTTCGGCTCGCACACCTACCAGTGGATCAACGCCGCCGGCGAACGCTTCTGGGTGAAGTACCACTTCACGTCCAACCAGGGCAACCACGAAATTACCGGTGCCGAGGCCGAGAAGATTGCCGGCGCCGACGCCGACTACTACCGCCGCGACCTGTACGAGGCCATCGAGGCCGGCAACTTCCCGTCCTGGGACCTGCACGTGCAGGTCATGCCGTACGAAGATGCCAAGACATACCGGTTCAACCCGTTCGACCTGACCAAGGTCTGGCCGCACGCGGACTACCCGCTGATCAAGGTGGGTACCCACACCCTGAACCGCAACCCGGAGAACTTCTTCGCGCAGATCGAACAGGTTGCCCTGTCCCCCGCGAACCTGGTTCCCGGCATCGACGCCAGCCCGGACAAGATGCTGATGGCCCGCATCTTCTCCTACCCGGATGCCCAGCGTTACCGCATCGGCGCCAACTACAACCAGCTGCCGGTCAACGCGCCGAAGGCTCCGGTTAACAACTACTCGCAGGACGGCGCCATGCGCTTCTCCTACAACTCCCCGGAGACTCCGGTCTACGCTCCGAACACGCTGGGCGGCCCCGCGGCCGACGCAGCGCTGGCCGGTGCGGGAAGCTGGGAGAACGACGGCGCCCTGGTGCGTTCCGCTGCGACCCTGCACTCCGAGGACAGCGACTTCGGCCAGGCCGGCACGCTGTACCGCGAGGTTTTCGACGACGCCGCCAAGCAGCGTTTCCTGGAAACCATCACCGGCGCCATCTCCGGCGTGAAGCGTCCGCACATCCGCGAAGCTGCGATCCAGTACTGGACCAACGTTGACGCGGTCCTGGGCGAGAAGCTGCGCCTTTCCCTGGCACAGGGCGAGACCACGGCCAACGAAAAGGCCGAGTTCGTGGGCGTTGCTGAGTAA
- a CDS encoding prenyltransferase has protein sequence MLLVSSRPLSWVNTAYPFAAAYLLTTGRIDLTWVIGTLYFLVPYNLAMYGINDVFDYESDLHNPRKGGVEGAVLDRGFHRTTLWAAVLTNVPFLAALVLLGSPLSWLVLGVSVFAVIAYSAPGLRFKERPFLDSMTSSTHFVSPAVYGLVLAGAVFTPGLWAVLGAFFLWGMASQAFGAVQDVVPDREAGIGSIATVLGARPVVVLAAAAYLAAGLLMLLTPWPAMLGGLLALPYILNLVPFLRITDAGSGSANAGWKRFLKLNFLTGFLVTLLIIWYWPTR, from the coding sequence ATGCTGCTGGTGTCCTCGCGGCCGCTCTCCTGGGTGAACACGGCGTATCCCTTCGCCGCGGCGTATCTGCTCACCACCGGGCGGATCGACCTGACCTGGGTGATCGGAACCCTGTACTTCCTGGTTCCCTACAACCTGGCGATGTACGGCATCAATGACGTTTTCGACTACGAGTCGGACCTGCATAATCCGCGCAAGGGCGGAGTGGAAGGCGCCGTCCTGGACCGAGGCTTCCACCGCACTACGCTGTGGGCAGCGGTTCTCACGAACGTGCCGTTCCTCGCCGCCCTGGTCCTGCTCGGAAGCCCGCTGTCCTGGCTCGTGCTGGGCGTGAGCGTCTTTGCAGTGATCGCCTACAGTGCACCCGGGCTGCGGTTCAAGGAACGCCCCTTCCTGGATTCGATGACGTCGAGCACCCACTTCGTCAGCCCTGCCGTGTACGGGCTGGTCCTGGCCGGTGCGGTATTCACGCCGGGGCTTTGGGCGGTGCTGGGGGCGTTCTTCCTCTGGGGCATGGCGAGCCAGGCCTTCGGCGCGGTGCAGGACGTGGTGCCGGACCGCGAGGCCGGCATCGGATCCATTGCCACGGTGCTGGGGGCGCGGCCGGTGGTGGTGCTCGCCGCCGCTGCCTATCTGGCGGCCGGCCTGCTGATGCTGCTGACTCCCTGGCCGGCGATGCTGGGCGGGCTGCTGGCACTGCCCTACATCCTGAACCTGGTTCCGTTCCTGCGCATCACCGACGCCGGGTCGGGCAGTGCGAACGCCGGCTGGAAACGGTTCCTGAAGCTGAACTTCCTCACCGGTTTCCTGGTGACGCTGCTGATCATCTGGTACTGGCCTACCCGGTAG
- a CDS encoding lycopene cyclase domain-containing protein, with protein MTYWTLNAFFLVPAALICAAALLRRNRPRYFAAAAAVTAVVLLVLTAVFDNLMIRVGLFWYNEDRISGAFAGAAPLEDFAYPLAAVLLLPALWVLLPGRAPAPGGAKPDTKETP; from the coding sequence GTGACCTACTGGACCCTCAATGCCTTCTTCCTCGTTCCGGCGGCGCTGATCTGCGCAGCAGCCCTGCTGCGTCGGAACCGCCCGCGGTACTTTGCAGCCGCGGCGGCCGTTACCGCCGTCGTCCTGCTGGTCCTGACTGCTGTCTTCGACAACCTCATGATCCGGGTGGGCCTCTTCTGGTACAACGAGGACCGCATTTCCGGTGCCTTTGCCGGCGCCGCGCCGCTGGAGGATTTTGCCTACCCCCTGGCGGCCGTCCTGCTGCTGCCGGCGCTCTGGGTGCTGCTGCCCGGACGTGCCCCCGCCCCGGGAGGCGCCAAGCCGGACACTAAGGAAACGCCGTGA
- a CDS encoding lycopene cyclase domain-containing protein yields MGVLYLLFLLLSLGCMVLLDHRFRLFFFANARRAAVVLAIGLLFFTGWDLAGIGSDIFYRGETPFMLGLTLAPHLPVEEIFFLAFLCYLTMVVFGLVRLLAERTAERTGERTGERAAKRTQTTEQASEHPGRRPAERTQP; encoded by the coding sequence ATGGGCGTCCTCTACCTGCTTTTCCTGCTGCTGTCGCTGGGCTGCATGGTGCTGCTGGATCACCGGTTCCGGCTGTTCTTCTTCGCCAACGCACGGCGGGCAGCCGTAGTACTGGCGATCGGACTGCTGTTCTTCACCGGCTGGGACCTGGCCGGCATCGGCTCCGACATCTTCTACCGCGGCGAGACCCCGTTTATGCTCGGCCTGACTTTGGCACCGCACCTGCCCGTGGAGGAGATCTTTTTCCTGGCCTTCCTTTGCTACCTGACCATGGTGGTCTTCGGTCTGGTGCGGCTGCTTGCGGAACGAACCGCGGAACGAACCGGGGAACGAACAGGGGAACGGGCAGCGAAACGAACCCAAACCACGGAACAGGCCAGCGAACACCCGGGCCGCAGGCCGGCGGAAAGGACGCAGCCGTGA
- the crtI gene encoding phytoene desaturase family protein translates to MRPRTAVVIGGGITGLATAALLSREGLEVTVLEKQPETGGRAGSWETGGFRFDTGPSWYLMPEVFDHFFRLLGTSAAEQLELVRLDPGYRVLFEDTAEPVDVAATRDGNIALFESLEPGAGARLEEYLESAEEVYAMAKKRFLYTTFASFLPLLRPDVLRSGPRLARLLLEPLSTFVARRFTDPRIRQILGYPAVFLGSSPFTTPSMYHLMSRLDLADGVLYPMGGFHRIVSVISDLARAEGSRVITGAEVTRIRTSAPAAAKSGRPRFPRRKPRAVGVEYRDAAGSLVSLDADLVVSAADLHHTETALLPRALQTYPEEYWEHRVPGPGGLLLHLGVQGQLPQLEHHTLLFTRDWEANFQKIFGQETSVPDPASLYVCRPSATDPDAAPEGHENLFVLVPVPSDPSLGAGGIDGAGDPRIEKMADAVIEQLSSWAGIPDLAERIIIRRTVGPQDFVADLNSWRGTLLGPAHILKQSAFFRGTNASRKVEGLLYAGGSTLPGIGLPMCLISAELVLKRLRGETGTEALPEPAPWAAQVSSSQLPGGEPPAPQPSAEAGT, encoded by the coding sequence ATGCGTCCGCGCACCGCCGTCGTGATCGGCGGCGGAATTACCGGACTGGCCACCGCGGCACTGCTGTCGCGGGAAGGCCTGGAGGTCACGGTGCTGGAGAAGCAGCCGGAGACTGGGGGACGGGCCGGCAGCTGGGAGACCGGAGGCTTCCGCTTTGACACGGGACCGTCCTGGTACCTCATGCCCGAGGTCTTCGACCACTTCTTTAGGCTGCTGGGCACCTCCGCTGCGGAACAGTTGGAGCTGGTCCGGCTGGATCCGGGGTACCGGGTGCTCTTCGAGGACACCGCCGAACCGGTGGACGTGGCCGCCACCCGGGACGGCAACATCGCGTTGTTCGAGTCGCTGGAACCCGGTGCCGGAGCCCGGCTCGAGGAATACCTCGAGTCCGCCGAGGAGGTCTACGCCATGGCCAAGAAACGGTTCCTGTATACAACGTTCGCCTCGTTCCTGCCGCTGCTGCGCCCTGATGTCCTGCGCAGCGGCCCCCGGCTCGCCAGGCTGCTGCTGGAACCGCTGAGCACCTTCGTTGCCCGGCGTTTCACGGATCCCCGGATCCGGCAGATCCTGGGCTACCCGGCCGTTTTCCTGGGCTCCTCGCCGTTCACCACGCCCAGCATGTACCACCTGATGAGCCGGCTGGACCTGGCCGACGGGGTGCTTTATCCCATGGGCGGCTTCCACCGGATAGTTTCGGTCATTTCCGACCTGGCGCGGGCCGAGGGCAGCCGGGTCATCACCGGGGCCGAGGTCACCCGGATCCGTACTTCCGCTCCGGCCGCCGCCAAGAGCGGACGGCCCCGCTTCCCCCGCCGCAAACCCCGGGCCGTGGGCGTGGAGTACCGGGATGCCGCCGGCTCACTGGTGTCGCTGGACGCGGACCTGGTGGTTTCCGCAGCGGATCTGCACCATACGGAGACCGCCCTCCTGCCCCGGGCACTGCAGACCTATCCGGAGGAATACTGGGAGCACCGGGTCCCCGGTCCCGGCGGGCTGCTGCTCCATCTCGGCGTGCAGGGGCAGCTGCCGCAGCTGGAACACCACACCCTGCTGTTCACCCGGGACTGGGAAGCCAACTTCCAAAAGATTTTCGGCCAGGAGACCTCCGTGCCGGATCCGGCCTCGCTGTACGTCTGCCGTCCAAGCGCGACGGACCCCGATGCCGCGCCGGAAGGACACGAAAACCTGTTTGTCCTGGTGCCGGTGCCTTCGGATCCGTCGCTGGGAGCCGGAGGGATTGACGGCGCCGGGGATCCCCGGATCGAGAAGATGGCCGACGCCGTCATCGAGCAGCTCTCGTCCTGGGCCGGAATACCCGACCTGGCCGAGCGCATCATTATCCGCCGAACCGTGGGCCCGCAGGACTTTGTCGCCGACCTCAATTCCTGGCGGGGAACCCTGCTGGGACCGGCGCACATCCTGAAGCAAAGCGCGTTCTTCCGCGGAACGAACGCCAGCCGGAAGGTGGAGGGGCTGCTGTACGCCGGCGGGTCCACCCTGCCGGGCATCGGCCTGCCTATGTGCCTGATAAGTGCGGAGCTCGTGCTCAAGCGGCTGCGCGGGGAAACGGGCACCGAGGCCCTGCCGGAGCCCGCACCGTGGGCGGCACAGGTGTCATCGAGCCAACTGCCGGGAGGGGAGCCCCCGGCCCCGCAGCCGTCGGCAGAGGCGGGAACGTAA
- a CDS encoding phytoene/squalene synthase family protein — translation MAPEQGLSLYNAVARRTSAVLIRSYSTSFGLASRLLPARTRLQIETVYALVRLADEIVDGVAAAALVPRTEIGGLLDELEADTERALHTGYSVNLVVHAFALTAREAGIGTDLTRPFFASMRADLDQVEHTEASFNEYVYGSAEVIGLMCLQCFLDGVPLPDDQAKRLREGAQRLGAAFQKVNFLRDLAQDFEALGRSYFPGVTVAAFSEADKHRILDGIDADLLVSGAAVAELPANCRAAVALAQDLFGELARRLRNTPAEQLRTSRVRVPNPVKVRIAARAVLTRRVAGPAGLRHHGENPAVPGNERQP, via the coding sequence GTGGCACCTGAGCAGGGCCTGTCCCTCTATAACGCCGTTGCGCGCAGGACGTCGGCCGTGCTGATCCGGTCCTATTCGACGTCGTTCGGGCTGGCCTCCCGGCTGTTGCCGGCCCGGACGCGCCTGCAGATTGAAACCGTCTACGCGCTGGTCCGGCTGGCGGACGAGATTGTCGACGGCGTGGCGGCGGCCGCACTGGTGCCCCGCACGGAGATCGGCGGGTTGCTTGACGAGCTGGAGGCGGACACGGAACGTGCCCTGCACACGGGCTACAGCGTCAATCTGGTGGTCCATGCGTTCGCGCTGACAGCGAGGGAAGCCGGCATCGGGACGGATCTCACCCGTCCGTTCTTCGCCTCGATGCGGGCAGACCTGGACCAGGTGGAACACACTGAAGCCAGCTTCAACGAGTACGTCTACGGCTCCGCCGAAGTGATCGGGCTGATGTGCCTGCAGTGTTTCCTCGACGGAGTTCCGCTGCCCGATGACCAGGCCAAGCGGCTGCGTGAGGGCGCCCAACGCCTGGGGGCGGCCTTCCAGAAGGTTAACTTCCTGCGGGATCTCGCCCAGGACTTCGAGGCCCTGGGACGCAGCTATTTCCCCGGCGTCACTGTGGCAGCGTTCAGCGAAGCGGACAAGCACCGGATCCTGGACGGGATTGATGCTGATCTGCTGGTTTCGGGTGCCGCGGTGGCGGAACTCCCGGCAAACTGCAGGGCCGCCGTCGCGCTGGCCCAGGACCTGTTCGGTGAATTGGCCCGCCGGCTCCGGAACACACCCGCCGAACAGCTGCGCACCTCCAGGGTGCGGGTACCGAACCCAGTGAAGGTCCGCATCGCAGCGCGTGCGGTCCTGACCCGCCGAGTCGCCGGTCCTGCCGGGCTCCGGCACCACGGCGAAAACCCAGCTGTCCCGGGAAACGAAAGGCAACCATGA